Within the Terriglobales bacterium genome, the region TCAACCTGATCGTGGCGGCGGCGCACGTGCGTGAGCGCGTCGACCGCGTTTGTTCCCGCTACGGCATCACCATGGGGCAGTACAACGTGCTCCGCATCCTGCGCGGCGTGCATCCTGAAGGCCATCCTCGCTGCGAAATCATCCGCCGCATGCTGGAGCGCGCCCCCGACGTCACGCGCCTGGTCGACCGGCTGGAAAAGCAGAGGCTGGTGGCGCGCGACCGCTCCGAGCGCGACCGGCGACTCTCCCTCACCCGCATCACTCCCAGGGGCCTGCGCCTGCTGGAAACAATCGAGCCGGTGCTGGAGCGCGAAGTGCAGCGCGAATTTTCCGAGCGCGTCTCCCGCGACGACTGCCGCGAACTGTCGCGCATCTGCGAAAACATCTACGGGGAATAGGCGTTTGTCAGCCGCCCAGGCCGCAGTTCTTCGGCTGGGTAAACTTGCGCATGCGGATCTCGGTGCCGCCGTTGCGGTACTCCACGTGGTCCATCAGCTGGTTGATGAGGAACACCCCGCGTCCATTGCGCTCGTAGAGCTGCCGGCCGTAAAGCGGGCTCGGCAGCCGCGCGGGATCGAAGCCCTCGCCCGGATCGCGCACAATCACCAGCAGGCCATGCTCATCGTCGCACGCCACGCAGCATTGCACCTGCTTGCTGGCGTCGCCCCGCGCGCCGTGCACCACGGCGTTTGCCAGGGCTTCCCGCAGCGCCAGCTCCACGTCCTGCTCCTGTCCGCAGGCGCAGTTCACCGCCGCCACGACTTTCATCACTGCATCGACAACCTTGTTGAGCCCGCCCGCGTCGGCAGGAAATGACAGGCTGGCGCGCAGCCTGGTGCGGTCGGAGTCGAAGTCGCAGTGCAGCAGCCCGGGACTGGACATGTCTCGATCCGGAGAAATTCTACTCTCCCGTCAAGCCGTATTCCCTTGCGCCCATCCTGGCGCCTCGCGCAGCAGCCGTTCCACCACTTCCACCAGCTCGCCGGCGCGGCTGCCCTTGCTGAGGAATTCGTCCACGAACTCCAACCCCTGGGGTCGCTCCGGATACCCGGAGAGCACCAGGATCGGCGCAGCCGGCCGCGCCTGGCGGATTCGGGCCAGGTAATCGGCGCCCTCGACGCCGCGCAGCAGATCAGACACCACCAGGTCAACTGCTTGGCTGGCCACCACCCCCAGCGCCTCTTCACCGGTCCCGACCGCGATCACTTCGTGACCGGCGCGGCGGAGCACGATCGAATGCAGCTCGAGTATGTCGCGCTCGTCGTCAATGCACAGGATGCGGGCCATAGGCGTGGCCGAGCCTCCGGGACCCCCGTACCGCCTCGATGATCGGGGCGGAGATTACCACTCGTTTATCTAAAACACCAGAAATTGATAACGAACACGTACATAACCTTGTTACTAGTAGCGCTCCCGACTGCGATTTTGACACTAAGTCACTTCCCACGCGGATTGGGCCTCAGTAGAATCTGCCCTGCCGAACAGCCACATCGGTTTAGCCGACACTCGCCTGCCTTACGGATGGATGCGCCGGGTCGAATCTCAAGTCCTAGCGTTCCGCAGGCGGTGGATTTGGGCTCACTCTGCTCCGGTGGCTGTTCGGCTTTATCTCGCCTTCCGGCCCCGAAGCAGCAGAGAGATGCGCCCCCGACCAAAGGAACACATCTCTCGTGGCCCCTTTGACTGAGCAGAGCACGAAAAAGGGTGCCGGAAGGTGAGATGCTGCCCCGCCCTCCTGGGCAGCCCGGTTCAGCGGACCGCTTCCCGCAGCTCACCTCTGAGGTCCGCCGCCTCGCCGGCCGCTGCGCAAAACTGTTGATCTCGCGCAACTTCGCACCGCAGGGTTCGGGCCGCGGCTACCCGCGACAAACTCCTCCTGGTTCTTGCCATCTGACTGCTGGGAGGGAAAACCATGGCACAGCGCCATCCTGGCCGTCCCCAACCTGCCGCGGGAAAGTTCGACCCAGACCAGATACGTCTGCTCCTGGAGCACTTGATCGATACCTGCCGCGACGGAGAGCAGGGATACCTTGACGCCGCCGACCGGGTCGAAGATCCCGAGTTGCGCGGCTTCTTCGCCGAACAGGCGCGGGAGCGCGGCCGCTTCGCCGTCGAGTTGCGGGGTGAGCTCGAGCGCCTGCTCGGAAAGTGGGAGTCCACGCGCGAAGGCAGCGTGGGAGGCATGCTGCGCCGCGCCTGGATCGACGTGAAGAGCGCCCTCGGCGGTGGCGACCTCGCCATCCTCGAATCAGTCGAAGCCGGCGAAGACGCCGCGCGCGACGCCTATCAGAAAGCCCTTAGTCAGCTCTTGCCGCCCGATCTGCTCGGCCGGCTGCGCACCCAGGCCCAGAGCGTCTATGCAGCCCACGACCACGTGCGTATGCTGCGGAACCGCCGCAGGGCGGCCTGAGACCTGCGCATGTCGTCACCGGTCCTTGCTCTGGCGGAACCGGAAGTCTGCGCCTCGCTCCTCCGGCGCGAAAAAAATCGCCCCTGCTCGATATCGGGCAGGGGCGAGAACGGTCAGCGCGCCGAACGACTAGGCGACTTTTTTGCGGGCTTGCTGCTCGCCGCCGGCCATTTCGGCGCCTTCGATGCCCCGGGTGATCTCCAGGTAGCAGATCTTCCCGCGCTCGATGACGCTGGTCAGCTCTTCGATCACGCCGCGTCCGCTGGCGTAGCGGTCCACCAGCCGCTCGAGCTGCTTGCCGAATTCGCGCGTGGCGTTGGCCGGACCTCCGGCTTCGGTGCGCACGCGTCCGCTGGGCAGGTCGGCCGGAATGAAGATGCCTTTGCTGGCCAGCAGGCCGAACGCATAAAAGAGATGAGCGGTGGCGGCAAAGTACGCGCGGCGCTGCTGGTCCGGCTCGCGCGTTTCCAGCTGCTCCGCCACCTCCACCAGGCCGCGGGCGGAACGCGAGAGTTCAGTGATGAATGTGGCGTCCGTCGGCGGCAGGCCGAAGGTGGCGCCGATTGGCTGACGCAGCGCGCCGGCGAACTGCTCCGGCGAAATGTGCGGCGGCTGTCCGAACTGCGCGCCAATGCCGATGTTGCCGGTCTCACTGGGGTTGATGCCGCCGAGCACCTGCTGCTCGCCCAGCGGCTGTATGGGCGCCTGCGCGAACCGTGACTGGAACGGTGCCGGCGGAACGAAGCTGAACGGCTGCGAATACGGGGTTCCGTATCCGAAGGCCGTCGGATTTCCGAATGAATATGCTGAAGCGCCGTACGGATTCATGAACTCCTCCTGGATCCCAAAATGGTTCGAAGGTGAGTTGCCTAAACGCTGACGCCCGCGACGCATCCGTTGCGCGCGTCGAAGCTCACGCTGCGACCTGGGTCTTGCGCCAGGGCGCGCTTGGTGAGTGCGTCGAGCAGGGTGGGCACGATGACGTGAAGCACATACGCCTGTATCTCGATCGGGTTGCGGCTGGCGAGCACCTGCGCTGGGATGGTGAGGTCAATGTCCACCGCGCGGGTCGTTACCACGTTGGCGTTGGGTATGCCCGCCCCGGGAAACGCTTGTGCCTGCATCTGCTGCTGCGCGCCCGCCCATTGCTGCTGCAGATGTGGCGCAACCTGCGGCCACATTGCCTGAAGGTGCGGCATCTGCGCGAAGCCTGCCGTGGCAGGATTGAACATTACAGGGTTGAACATTAAGGGATGGGCGAAGCCGGGCTGGCCCGCTTGCGCGAACCCCGGCTGCTGCCCCGGCGGTTGAAACAGCGGGCTGAGGCCTGGTTGCTGCGGCGGTTGCTGAAAAAACTGCTGTGGCGGTTGCTGGAAAAACTGTGGTGTCGGCTGTTGCAGGAAGGGATTACTCGCGAACGGGCCCTGCTGAAGCGGCTGACCGGCCCCTCCGGTTGCCCCCGTTTGAAAACCGGCGGTGAATGCCGGCGTCCAGCCAAACATTTCGTACGCGCTTCCGTTTCCGCGGGTTTGCGAGCTTGATGTCATCAATTCGTAGGGAACCATGTTTCTCCTCGCTGTGATTTGCTGCAGAGGTCTGGTGACGCGTGCTGGGTTGCAATTGAGCAGCGCTCCCGAGCGGAACGCCCCAATTTCATTGCTTCGTGATGGACTGTTCGATGACCGGCTCTTCCGTAACGGGTTGTCGTTCCTGCTGTGGAAAAGATTTTTTTCGCGAGCAGTTGCTCTCCGCTGAATCGTTCCGACCTTTACGCCGATCGTGCCTCCGGTCCGCCTTCCCTTTGCCTCGCTGGGGAACCAGCGCGCATCATCCAACCGCTGCTTCACCGAAGCGTCCGCAACGGTGAGGGACCAGGGTGCTGACTGCTGAGTGGCTTGTATCGGTGCGCCATTTGCGCTAGAGTCAATCAAGCTCTCTTGCGGTCCTCCGTCCGACCTCCTTAGTTCGCTCGCCGGGAAAAGAGCGCTCACAAGCTGCATTGGGTGTAGAACATCGTGGGGCAATCGCCAGGGGCCCCCTATATGTTGCGTTTGGCGCTTGACCAGCGCCCTCTTCGCCGGTACATTTACCTCATCTGGGGGTCCAGCCCACCCCGCGTCAGTGAGGTTTGAGTGACCGGCGCCGGCAGGATTGAGGTCCGGGCGGATACCTGTGCATTCCTCCGCCTTCCCCTCCCTGGCCGAGCACAAACGTCAACCTGCATCCAGAAGCCGCATAGCGGCTGTCCAGCCCGAGCCAGGAGTACGCGTTGCTCAAACTGAAGAAGCTGCAAATCCTGGGGTTCAAGTCCTTCTGCGACCGCACCGAACTGCACTTTCACGGCGAAGGCGTCGCCGCCATCGTCGGTCCGAACGGCTGCGGCAAGTCGAACATCTCTGACGCCATCTCCTGGGTCCTGGGTGAGCAGTCGGCCAAGACGCTGCGCGGCTCCCGCATGGAAGACGTGATCTTCGCCGGCACGCGCGACCGCAAGCCCACCGGCATGGCCGAGGTCTCGCTCACGCTCATCGATCCCGACGTCTACAGCGGCGCCGACCTCAACTCCGCCACCGAGATCGATGTCCAGGACGAGATACCCGACCACG harbors:
- a CDS encoding MarR family transcriptional regulator, which codes for MGEALRRRIQQSRFRSPTQEAMLNLIVAAAHVRERVDRVCSRYGITMGQYNVLRILRGVHPEGHPRCEIIRRMLERAPDVTRLVDRLEKQRLVARDRSERDRRLSLTRITPRGLRLLETIEPVLEREVQREFSERVSRDDCRELSRICENIYGE
- a CDS encoding ATP-binding protein, whose translation is MSSPGLLHCDFDSDRTRLRASLSFPADAGGLNKVVDAVMKVVAAVNCACGQEQDVELALREALANAVVHGARGDASKQVQCCVACDDEHGLLVIVRDPGEGFDPARLPSPLYGRQLYERNGRGVFLINQLMDHVEYRNGGTEIRMRKFTQPKNCGLGG
- a CDS encoding response regulator, which encodes MARILCIDDERDILELHSIVLRRAGHEVIAVGTGEEALGVVASQAVDLVVSDLLRGVEGADYLARIRQARPAAPILVLSGYPERPQGLEFVDEFLSKGSRAGELVEVVERLLREAPGWAQGNTA
- a CDS encoding PA2169 family four-helix-bundle protein — translated: MAQRHPGRPQPAAGKFDPDQIRLLLEHLIDTCRDGEQGYLDAADRVEDPELRGFFAEQARERGRFAVELRGELERLLGKWESTREGSVGGMLRRAWIDVKSALGGGDLAILESVEAGEDAARDAYQKALSQLLPPDLLGRLRTQAQSVYAAHDHVRMLRNRRRAA